In a single window of the Streptomyces sp. CGMCC 4.7035 genome:
- a CDS encoding SpoIIE family protein phosphatase — MGVAEGGIDLARIREHFLQGGPVESGVRSLILNSWQRCRLLGLSPDRMELPYRQDFDPEARLVRAADPVLDRLENRFAGSRMNIGLADAEGMVLARRFGERSLARRLPPFQVVPGFVFAERVAGTNGIGTALAERRLCRIHGAEHFAERGQGNACTAIPIRDLLSGRIEGVLSFACPRAEANPVMDLLIGKAADAIEHRLLEQNSARERALLRAYLDTKRGAEAGDRLIDGESIGVDELARSGLNRRDQTILREKAAELISADQRAAVEVTLTDGRRLTLVSDVVTGPSGMQGVAVEAVLHHEAPLPLLTVPGHLGEPHDLAPRPAVPPPRHLLGLPPARPATARPPATIRIPADADSTEVGETTADRRLVLVGEPGVGRYAVAARRRLELLSEASTRIGTTLDVRRTALELAEMAVPRLADHVAIDLPEAVLRGEEAADPQTGMIRVVMHGIHDDFPFYPVGRRVDPLPATPQYQCLTLEQAVLAPELGLAAGWISQQPEHAERLVARGVHSLIAAPLLARGVVLGIASFYRSQYPAPFGDDDRSLAQELATRAAICIDNARRYTREHSMVLALQRSLLPTHLPEQSAVEVAHRYQPAESEVGGDWFDIIPLSGTRVALVVGDVVGHGLHAAVTMGRLRTAARNYAELDLAPDEILTHLDNLVARLDREEAGEKPTVGGGDNIGATCLYAVYDPTSQQATVARAGHLPPALVDPDGTVTFPDLPAGPPLGLGGLPFESAEIKLPEGSQLVLYTDGLVEDRRRDPDTAFDLLRRALAHKDRPPDDTCRAILETVAPEHPRDDIALLVARTLALDPDRIADWSLPADPARVSEIRGAVTRRLSEWGLAEVSFTAELLLSELVTNAVRYGSGPIQVRLIHDRTLICEVSDTSSTAPHLRHATTYDEGGRGLFLVAQLAQAWGTRYTADGKVIWAECALETPGGTPEAAMMDWEAVPGLD; from the coding sequence ATGGGGGTCGCTGAAGGCGGCATCGACCTCGCCCGTATCCGCGAGCACTTTCTGCAGGGCGGGCCGGTGGAAAGCGGTGTGCGGAGTCTGATCCTGAACTCCTGGCAACGCTGCCGACTGCTGGGGCTCTCCCCGGACCGGATGGAGCTCCCCTATCGACAGGACTTCGATCCGGAGGCCCGTCTCGTCCGCGCGGCCGATCCGGTCCTCGACCGGCTGGAGAACAGGTTCGCGGGCAGCCGGATGAACATCGGCCTCGCCGACGCCGAGGGGATGGTGCTCGCGCGCCGCTTCGGGGAGCGGTCCCTGGCCAGGCGACTGCCGCCCTTCCAGGTCGTCCCGGGGTTCGTGTTCGCCGAGCGGGTCGCCGGGACGAACGGCATCGGTACCGCTCTCGCGGAACGGCGGCTGTGCCGCATCCATGGCGCGGAGCACTTCGCCGAACGGGGTCAGGGGAACGCCTGTACCGCAATTCCGATCCGGGACCTGCTGAGCGGACGCATCGAGGGCGTCCTCTCTTTCGCCTGTCCGCGCGCCGAGGCGAACCCGGTCATGGACCTCCTGATCGGCAAGGCCGCCGACGCCATCGAGCACAGGCTCCTGGAGCAGAACTCGGCGCGCGAGCGCGCTCTCCTGCGGGCGTACCTGGATACCAAACGGGGCGCGGAGGCCGGTGACCGGCTCATCGACGGAGAGTCGATCGGCGTGGACGAACTGGCCCGGAGCGGACTGAACCGGCGCGACCAGACGATCCTCAGGGAGAAGGCCGCCGAGCTGATCTCCGCCGACCAGCGGGCCGCGGTCGAGGTGACCCTCACCGACGGTCGGCGGCTGACGCTCGTCAGCGATGTGGTGACGGGCCCGTCCGGCATGCAGGGCGTCGCCGTCGAGGCGGTACTGCACCATGAGGCGCCGCTGCCGCTGCTCACCGTCCCCGGCCATCTCGGCGAACCCCACGACCTCGCGCCGCGGCCCGCCGTCCCGCCGCCCAGGCATCTCCTCGGTCTCCCACCCGCCCGGCCGGCCACGGCACGGCCGCCCGCGACCATCCGTATCCCCGCCGACGCCGACAGCACCGAAGTCGGCGAGACGACGGCCGACCGGCGACTGGTCCTCGTGGGCGAGCCCGGAGTGGGGCGGTACGCCGTCGCGGCCCGGCGCCGCCTGGAGCTGCTGTCCGAGGCGAGCACCCGTATCGGCACCACCCTGGACGTACGCCGCACGGCGCTCGAACTCGCCGAGATGGCCGTCCCGCGGCTGGCCGACCACGTCGCCATCGACCTGCCCGAGGCCGTCCTGCGGGGCGAGGAAGCGGCCGATCCGCAGACCGGCATGATTCGCGTGGTGATGCACGGCATCCACGACGACTTCCCGTTCTACCCGGTCGGCCGGCGTGTCGACCCCCTGCCCGCCACACCCCAGTACCAGTGCCTGACCCTTGAGCAGGCGGTGCTGGCACCCGAGCTCGGGCTCGCCGCCGGCTGGATCTCCCAGCAGCCCGAGCACGCCGAGCGCCTTGTCGCCCGAGGCGTCCACTCCCTGATCGCCGCCCCGCTGCTGGCCCGCGGCGTCGTCCTGGGCATCGCCAGCTTCTACCGCTCGCAGTACCCGGCTCCCTTCGGCGACGACGACCGCTCCCTGGCCCAGGAACTCGCCACCCGCGCCGCCATCTGCATCGACAACGCCCGCCGCTACACCCGCGAGCACAGCATGGTCCTGGCGCTGCAGCGCAGCCTGCTCCCCACCCACCTGCCGGAACAGAGCGCCGTCGAGGTCGCCCACCGGTACCAGCCCGCCGAGAGCGAGGTCGGCGGGGACTGGTTCGACATCATCCCCCTGTCCGGCACCCGCGTCGCGCTCGTCGTCGGCGACGTGGTGGGCCACGGTCTGCACGCCGCCGTCACGATGGGCCGGCTACGGACCGCCGCACGCAACTACGCCGAGCTCGACCTCGCCCCCGACGAGATCCTCACCCACCTCGACAATCTCGTGGCGCGCCTGGACCGGGAGGAGGCCGGCGAGAAGCCCACCGTCGGAGGCGGCGACAACATCGGCGCCACTTGCCTGTACGCCGTCTACGACCCCACTTCGCAGCAGGCCACCGTGGCTCGCGCGGGCCATCTCCCGCCCGCGCTGGTCGACCCCGACGGCACCGTGACCTTCCCCGACCTGCCCGCCGGCCCTCCCCTCGGTCTCGGCGGCCTGCCCTTCGAATCGGCCGAGATCAAACTCCCCGAGGGCAGCCAGCTCGTCCTCTACACCGATGGACTCGTCGAGGACCGCCGACGGGACCCCGACACGGCCTTCGACCTGCTGCGCCGCGCACTCGCCCACAAGGACCGCCCACCCGACGACACCTGCCGGGCGATCCTGGAGACCGTGGCGCCCGAGCACCCCCGCGACGACATCGCACTGCTGGTCGCCCGCACCCTCGCCCTGGACCCGGACCGGATCGCCGACTGGTCGCTGCCAGCCGACCCGGCCCGCGTCTCCGAGATCCGCGGCGCTGTCACCCGCCGCCTGAGCGAATGGGGCCTGGCCGAGGTGTCGTTCACCGCGGAACTGCTGCTCAGCGAACTGGTCACCAACGCCGTCCGCTACGGCAGCGGACCGATCCAGGTACGCCTGATCCACGACCGCACCCTGATCTGCGAGGTCTCCGACACCAGCAGTACCGCCCCGCACCTGCGCCACGCCACCACCTACGACGAGGGCGGCCGGGGCCTGTTCCTGGTCGCGCAGCTCGCCCAGGCCTGGGGCACCCGCTACACCGCCGACGGCAAGGTCATCTGGGCCGAGTGCGCCCTGGAGACGCCCGGCGGCACCCCCGAGGCGGCGATGATGGACTGGGAGGCTGTTCCTGGCCTCGACTGA
- a CDS encoding zinc ribbon domain-containing protein yields MRPRRVQRRRARFGRFVPTSQTCSYCDHVDGPKPLHIREWTCPACGALLDRDINSARNVKKAAGLAVSACGAPMATTSAARSSAQPAC; encoded by the coding sequence GTGCGCCCGCGTCGTGTTCAACGACGCCGTGCGCGCTTCGGCCGTTTCGTGCCGACCAGTCAGACCTGCTCGTACTGCGACCACGTGGATGGACCCAAGCCCCTCCACATCCGGGAATGGACCTGCCCCGCCTGCGGAGCCCTCCTCGACCGGGACATCAACTCCGCACGCAACGTGAAAAAGGCCGCCGGACTGGCGGTATCGGCCTGTGGAGCGCCGATGGCTACGACGTCCGCGGCGAGGTCTTCGGCTCAGCCGGCATGCTGA